The sequence below is a genomic window from Paenibacillus sp. DCT19.
CTTAGGCAATATGACATAAACGTAGACACTTTAATTGCTATACAAGAGCAAATTGCAGATTATGCTGATGTAGAAAAAAGTGATAAGATAAGCTGCTTAACGAATATTTTTAATAGTATGAAAGAAGTGCACTATTCAAAAAACTATTTAACTGTTGATTCTTCTTTTGAATATAAAGAAAATAATTTAAGTAAAAATGATATCAAGAAAATAAATGAGATTATTAATATATTTATACAGTTTAATATCAATGAATCCTTTGATAAATTAGACGAGTATAAAAATAAGTTTATAGAAAAGTATGGTCTATCTATGTGCGTTCCGCTAACTGAACTGGTGGATCAGGATTTGGGATTAGGTTTTCCTTCTATTCACAATAAAAGTATGAATAACTTAGGAGAATACACTAATCCATGGGTTAGATTCTTCGAAAGGAAGTATGTAGAATCTATCAGATTCAACCAAGAAATTGAGATAAAAGACGTAGAAATAAAGAAACTTATGTCTGAAGATTTGGATGAAGAATTGTTGCCAAAATCTATGGAGATTTATTTTAATTATACTAAAGAAAATGGAAACGATGTATTTCATCTAAGTAATATCTTTGGTTCTACTTTTGCAGGGAAATCATTCGGGAGATTTTCCCATTTAATGAAAAAACCAAATGAGTTTTATGAAAAAATCAATGCAGTATATGATTCCAATGAAAAATATCAATCTTGTGAATTTACTTTTCTACCAGACAGCTTGTTTTCCGCGAATGTTATTAGAAACATGCATGGTTCTATGTATGAAACTAGTTTTGGAACAACGAATTCTAAAGATAGTACGTGTAAGTTAAATATAAATGAGATTTTAGTGGGAATTAAAAAAAATAAATTTTATTTAAAATCCTCTACTAATAACAAAATTATTATTCCGACCTCGATGAATATGTTTAATCCTCAATTAAAGCCTGAAATATTAAGGTTTATTGATGATATTTCTTCTGATGGGATAAAATTTTATAATAAACCATGGCAGTATTTGCTTGAGAAGTTTGCTTATCTTCCAACAATACGATATAAGAATTTCATACTTGAGCAGGAGAAATGGATCTTAAGAATAGATGATTTAGATTTACCTACCCATTTCAGTTTTGATGAGTTTAAAAGTAAATTGAGAGAACACATAAAAAGCAGAAATATTACTCGTTGGATAAATGTTGTAGAAGCTGATCAAAAATTATTGTTAAATCTCGGAGAGGACAGATGTTTGTCAATACTACAAAAAATGCTTTTGAAATCAGAAATTGTTGTAGAAAAATATAATGTAGAAGTAGAACATCCAGTTAAGCATAATGATAATTCTTATTGTTGTGAACTTGTTATACCCTTAATTTCAGCTTCAGAAGTTGATTCAAATAGTGAAGATTTTGAGATTAATGAGAATCATGGTATTAATCGAATTAAAGAACCGTTAGATGAATGGCTTTACTTTAAAATTTATGGAGTTGGAGAAAATATAGATTATTTATTAGGTGAAGCTTTGTTCGATCCCTTGCAACAATTACTTGAAAATAAAGAAATAGACAGCTATTTCTTTATTCAATATAAAGATCCAAATTTACATTTACGACTGAGAATAAAAGCTGATTATAATAGGCTGTTGCTAGTTCAACCCAAGCTTTTAAACATTTTTAGCCAACTGATTAAAGATTCTATTATATCTAAATATAGTATCGACTGTTACGAGTTGGAATTAGAAAGATATGGTGGACATGATTTGATGAATTATGCACACGAGGTATTTTATAAAGATAGCTTAGCAATTCAATCAATTATTTTCGAAAAAAACAACAATAATATAAAAGTATCGGATGAACTCTTAGCTGTAATAAGCATATTCTTTCATGTGAAGAAATTTGGATTGAATTTAGAGGAGATATTTATTTTTCTTAATTGTCAAAAACATATCAAGCTCGATCAACAAGAGCAAGATGAATTCAAAAAAAATAAGAATACTTATCTTGATTTTGTAATAAAATTTTTATCCGAAGAGAAGTTAACTCCAGAAATTGAATTAATTTTTAGAAAACTATTTATAAAAAATACATCGATGGAAACATATTTAACAAGAATAAACGAATTTTATCCGGAAAGTAAAAATGTTAAATTTAGTATTCTTGATAGTTTATTGCACATGCATATGAATAGATTGTTTGGGCCGAATGTTGATTTTGAGAGAAGAATGAGAACTTTATCAAGACATATATTTTATAGCGTCTATCATAGAAACAAAAAAACAGGAATATTGGAAGGTAAAATGAATGCAGAAATTTAAATTATTAACTATTTCAGAGATGAGGGAATTATTTTCTTCTCTTAAAGTGATACCAGAAGCTATTAGAATCTTTTTTCAAGCTAATAAAACGGTATTTATAGTTAGTATAATATTAAATATTATTGCGGGTATTGTTCCTGTAGTTTCTGTAAACGTTTTCGGTATTTTGATTAATACAGTTTCCAGTATGGATTTTAATAATTCATTGAAAATTCTGGCAGTATATATTGGAATTAGTTTCTTATTAGATGCAATTCTAAGTTTGAAAAATTACCTATTTGCAAAGTATCAATATTTGTTGGATTTTGAATTGCTTAACCGGTTGATGGATAAGTGTTCGAGTATGTCTTTAGAGGAATTTGAAAATTCTAAAGTACAGGATCAATTACAACATATTCAACAACAAATCGGCTTTAGACCCTATAGTATCTTCACTTCAATATTGGCAATGATAACTGCAATTACGACCATACTTTCATCTATTTTTATGGTAATAATATGGCAACCTTTATCGGTATTACTTATTGTTACACCCGTATTGTTTTTTTCAATATTTAATTTATCAATAAATAAAAGAGAGTTTCAAACTGAAGAAAGGAACGCAAAAAAAGCTAGAAGTATATGGTATTATGAATTTTTGCTTACTAAGGATCAGTCATTCAAGGAAGTTAAGACTTTTAATTTAGCCAAGCATATTATAAATAGGCACAATGATTTAAAGAAAAGTGTAATTAATGAAAACTTGTATAATTCCAAAATTCGTTTAATCATTTCAACTGTATTTGATTTTGTTAATCAAATATGTATGGCAGCACTTATGGTATTAATAATAATAACAGTTGTTAGTGGGAAGCTCTTAATAGGTAGTGCAGTTGCGCTTCTTAGGGTTATAGGTATGGTATTTGATAACTTTAACAATATAATGAATATTATTTACAGCATAAATCAAAATAGCTTGTACATGTCTAAATTGATAGATTTTTTAAGCGAAAATAAAATAAAATCAAAGAATGTAGAAAATCATAAACTTACTCATATAACTGAGATACAATTAAATAATCTTAATTTCAGCTACCCTAATGCTAATAAAGAAGCTCTGGAAAACATAAATTTGAAAATTAAGAAAGGCGAGAGGATTGCTTTTTTTGGAAGAAATGGGTCTGGTAAAAGCACATTAGTAAAATTATTAATGGGATATTATTTAGTTGATGATGACATGATTAAGATTAATGGAGTGTCACTAAACAATATTGACATTGAAAGTTTGCATAAGTCAACAGGTATATTATTTCAGGATTATTGTAAGTTTGAACTTCCTGTTAGAGATAATGTTGGGTTCGGAAATATTGAAAAAATTGAAAATGATTCTCAAATAATGAAATCTCTTAAAAAGGCTGATATTGATTTTCTTTCCTCCGACTTAGATCAGCAATTAGGAAAATGGTTCTCAGATGGAATTCAACTTTCTGGAGGACAGTGGCAAAGAGTTGCACTAGCGCGATGTTTTTTAAGAGAAGCTCAATTGTATATTTTGGATGAGCCTGACGCAGCGCTTGACAAAATAGGCGAGAAAAAGATTATGAACACATTTTTTGAATTAACAAAGAATAATATAGGTATATTTATTTCACACAAAATTGCACATGTCATGTTAGCCGATAAAATAGTTTATTTGGATGAAGGGAGAATAGTGGCAGAAGGCACACACGAAGAATTATTGGAACTTTGTCCTTCTTATAAAGAAATATATAATTTAGAGTTTAATATCATGCCAAGTGGAGGGGAATATGCATAAATTGGATCAGAAAAAGGATGTAATAGACAATTTAATAACGAATTTAGCGAAAAAAATGTCAAATGTAGAGTATGTTCAAAGCATATTAGACTCTAAGACAATAGAATACAAAAGTACCTCAGTTGCAGTTTCATATCCAGCTTTATGTATTTTGTTCTCAGAGCTCGAATTAAATTTTCCAAACTGTGACTTTGATACAGTTGCCCATAAATATTTAGAGATAGTGAATTATTACCTTGAGAAAAACAATACATCGGATATTTCTCTATTCGATGGGTTATGTGGAGTGGGTTTTGCAGCACATTGTATGTCTAATAATGGTGAGCGCTATCAATCGTTTATTGAAAATCTGAACAAATATATTGTCAGTATAGCCGACAGAAATATTTCGGAGTATAAAAGGATACCTTTTAACGAATTTTCATATGATATTATGTATGGATTGGCTGGTACAGCTAATTATTTGATGAATTTCAAATCTGAAACTCAAGTGAAAGATACATTGATGTCTATTTTGCAGTATTTAACAAATATTTGTAAAATAGATGAAAGTGGAATTCCAAAATTTGCGATAAGGTCTGATCACAGTCAACTGTTTCATTTAGCAAATGATCCTAAGGTTATGTATGTAAATTTGGGAGTATCACATGGGATACCTGGAGTGCTTTTGGTGCTATCAAAGTCATATGAATCAGGAGTATATTTTGAGGAACAGCTTGAGGCAATAAAGTGTTTATCTAATTATATTTCTAAAAGTTTTGTTAATAAGGGTGATGATTTTTTTTGGGAAACTCAAAGATTAATAGGCACAGATGGTGTTAAAGCGTTACAGTCTAGAGATGCCTGGTGCTATGGAACTCCAGGAGTTGCATATTCGTTGTTGATTGCTTCAAGGATATTAAATGACAATAAAATGCGTAATTTGGCAATACACAGTATGAAATTGTCTCTAAAGAGATTGCGTGAAGTGGTATCTCCTACATTTTGTCATGGTATTTCAGGAATATGTTCTTTAACCAGGAAATTTTATGAATATACTGGTGATATATATTTTCAAGAATTGTACATGGAAATGTTCGAGAATATACTAAATGTATACAGTGATAAAAACCCACTCGGTTTTAAAGATACGGAATTTGAGAAAGGCAAATTAGTCGATAAAGATGAAATAGGACTCTTAAATGGGACTAGTGGGGTAATTTTAACTCTCTTATCATGTTATAGACCCGTTAAAACTCAATGGGATTCTATTTTTTTGCTATAATAGTATTTTTGGTATAATTAAATTTACAACTTATGCTGCCTCTCCTCATCAAAATATTAAAATAATGGAATAAGATCATGCAACAAACAACCCACCCTAAGATGAAAGCTATCTAAGGCTGGGTTGTTTCGTAAATACAAGAACGGTTTGTAATTCTTCGTATTGAATAGTAGTGGTACATTCGTATACATATTAACATTAAGGAAAGTTGTTAGTTACTCTAACATCTGAAAACTAGTAAGTTAGCTAGCTATGCTTAGTTTGACAGAAAGAAGGGGGAAGAATCCTCATGACCAATAGAATTCTCATCATAGATGATGATATTGAATTGTGCTCATTAGTAAAAAAATGCGTATCGCAAGTAAACCTGGAAACCGATGTGGCATATAACGGACAATCAGGAATGCTACAAGTGATCAATGAAAAAGATACTTATTCGCTAATTATTTTAGATGTGATGTTACCGAAAATGGACGGTTTTCAAGTATTATCTGAAATAAGAAAGTACAGTAATGTACCCGTACTTATGCTGACGGCTAAAGGAAGTGAGCCAGATAAGGTAACAGGTCTTAGCCTTGGAGCAGATGACTATTTAACAAAACCGTTCAGTATTAATGAACTTATCGCTAGAATACAATCTTTGATTAGAAGATATACCACGTTTAATCCTGGAGATTCCGTAAGCATTCTTACCTTTAAAAGGATGGTTATTGATAAAGAAATAAGAACTGTTCAAGTTGAGGGCAAGCTAATAGATCTAACAGGCAAAGAGTTTGATTTATTAGTATTATTAGCTTCTAATAAGGGGCGTGTGTTTACGAAGAAACAAATCTATACACAAGTTTGGAAAGATGATTATGCTTATGATGACAATAATATTATGTCTTTTATAAGCAAGTTGAGGAAGAAAGTAGAGCCTAATTCAGAACAGCCATTTTATATTTTAACGGTACACGGAGTAGGTTATCGTTTTAATAAGGAGGCTTAATTATGGATTGGATTTATATTCTACTTTTGGTTCTAGTTTTTTGTCTTGTTGTTATCATTTATTTGGGAACGAAACTATTAACAATTTCTGAACAACTCATAATTATTGAAGATTCTTTACTGGATATTAAAAAAGGAAATTGGAATCGTCGTAT
It includes:
- a CDS encoding lantibiotic dehydratase is translated as MKHLFEDIGSFMVRVPSLPINLLVDNINNLDNKKNTLPLSDYPYYKKQFDEAILVASHDLYEFMQQYEKGGEVRDTNYLLNSLYKYFSRNCSRCTPFGLFSTVAFGNINSEETRFQLSGTEIQREPLVDSNWLYEVVFMYESRYLKELRYTPNESVAIHRNKAILFGCTKNKDEEKINKKTVNYTKALDIIFKISNDYLSYFEIVEKLEEAYPSMDKSILHEYVQSLINEEYLISDLRPPLTVINQLDYFIARLRQYDINVDTLIAIQEQIADYADVEKSDKISCLTNIFNSMKEVHYSKNYLTVDSSFEYKENNLSKNDIKKINEIINIFIQFNINESFDKLDEYKNKFIEKYGLSMCVPLTELVDQDLGLGFPSIHNKSMNNLGEYTNPWVRFFERKYVESIRFNQEIEIKDVEIKKLMSEDLDEELLPKSMEIYFNYTKENGNDVFHLSNIFGSTFAGKSFGRFSHLMKKPNEFYEKINAVYDSNEKYQSCEFTFLPDSLFSANVIRNMHGSMYETSFGTTNSKDSTCKLNINEILVGIKKNKFYLKSSTNNKIIIPTSMNMFNPQLKPEILRFIDDISSDGIKFYNKPWQYLLEKFAYLPTIRYKNFILEQEKWILRIDDLDLPTHFSFDEFKSKLREHIKSRNITRWINVVEADQKLLLNLGEDRCLSILQKMLLKSEIVVEKYNVEVEHPVKHNDNSYCCELVIPLISASEVDSNSEDFEINENHGINRIKEPLDEWLYFKIYGVGENIDYLLGEALFDPLQQLLENKEIDSYFFIQYKDPNLHLRLRIKADYNRLLLVQPKLLNIFSQLIKDSIISKYSIDCYELELERYGGHDLMNYAHEVFYKDSLAIQSIIFEKNNNNIKVSDELLAVISIFFHVKKFGLNLEEIFIFLNCQKHIKLDQQEQDEFKKNKNTYLDFVIKFLSEEKLTPEIELIFRKLFIKNTSMETYLTRINEFYPESKNVKFSILDSLLHMHMNRLFGPNVDFERRMRTLSRHIFYSVYHRNKKTGILEGKMNAEI
- a CDS encoding ABC transporter ATP-binding protein yields the protein MQKFKLLTISEMRELFSSLKVIPEAIRIFFQANKTVFIVSIILNIIAGIVPVVSVNVFGILINTVSSMDFNNSLKILAVYIGISFLLDAILSLKNYLFAKYQYLLDFELLNRLMDKCSSMSLEEFENSKVQDQLQHIQQQIGFRPYSIFTSILAMITAITTILSSIFMVIIWQPLSVLLIVTPVLFFSIFNLSINKREFQTEERNAKKARSIWYYEFLLTKDQSFKEVKTFNLAKHIINRHNDLKKSVINENLYNSKIRLIISTVFDFVNQICMAALMVLIIITVVSGKLLIGSAVALLRVIGMVFDNFNNIMNIIYSINQNSLYMSKLIDFLSENKIKSKNVENHKLTHITEIQLNNLNFSYPNANKEALENINLKIKKGERIAFFGRNGSGKSTLVKLLMGYYLVDDDMIKINGVSLNNIDIESLHKSTGILFQDYCKFELPVRDNVGFGNIEKIENDSQIMKSLKKADIDFLSSDLDQQLGKWFSDGIQLSGGQWQRVALARCFLREAQLYILDEPDAALDKIGEKKIMNTFFELTKNNIGIFISHKIAHVMLADKIVYLDEGRIVAEGTHEELLELCPSYKEIYNLEFNIMPSGGEYA
- a CDS encoding lanthionine synthetase C family protein; translation: MHKLDQKKDVIDNLITNLAKKMSNVEYVQSILDSKTIEYKSTSVAVSYPALCILFSELELNFPNCDFDTVAHKYLEIVNYYLEKNNTSDISLFDGLCGVGFAAHCMSNNGERYQSFIENLNKYIVSIADRNISEYKRIPFNEFSYDIMYGLAGTANYLMNFKSETQVKDTLMSILQYLTNICKIDESGIPKFAIRSDHSQLFHLANDPKVMYVNLGVSHGIPGVLLVLSKSYESGVYFEEQLEAIKCLSNYISKSFVNKGDDFFWETQRLIGTDGVKALQSRDAWCYGTPGVAYSLLIASRILNDNKMRNLAIHSMKLSLKRLREVVSPTFCHGISGICSLTRKFYEYTGDIYFQELYMEMFENILNVYSDKNPLGFKDTEFEKGKLVDKDEIGLLNGTSGVILTLLSCYRPVKTQWDSIFLL
- a CDS encoding response regulator transcription factor — protein: MTNRILIIDDDIELCSLVKKCVSQVNLETDVAYNGQSGMLQVINEKDTYSLIILDVMLPKMDGFQVLSEIRKYSNVPVLMLTAKGSEPDKVTGLSLGADDYLTKPFSINELIARIQSLIRRYTTFNPGDSVSILTFKRMVIDKEIRTVQVEGKLIDLTGKEFDLLVLLASNKGRVFTKKQIYTQVWKDDYAYDDNNIMSFISKLRKKVEPNSEQPFYILTVHGVGYRFNKEA